GGCTGGCGCACCAGGAAGCAGCGGCTGTGCGCCGGCAGCGTGCGGATCAGCGCCAGTTCGTGATCGGTCAGGCCGAAGCCGTCGCAATAATCCTCCGCCCGCGCGCGGCTGTTGGGCATGAACACCATCGTCGCGGTCTGTTCGACCAGCGCGGTGGAGATGCGGCTGTCGAGCGCGTCGCGCGCGCTCTGCGTAGCGAAACCAACCAGCGCGTTACGCTTGCGCAGCGTTTTCAGCCAGTCGCGGATGCGCGCGGCGAACACCTCGTCGTCGAGCGCCTTCCAGCCCTCGTCGATCAGGATCATGGTCGGATCGCCGTCGAGACGCTCCTCGATCCGGTGGAAGAGATACATCATCGTCGGCGTGCGCAGGCGCGGGTTCTCGAGCAGCGAGGTCATGTCGAAGCCGAGCGCGCGGGCCGACATGTCGAGCCGGTCGTCGGCATTGTCGAACAGCCAGGCGTGCTCGCCCTCATTGATCCACGCGGCCAGCCGGTCGGCAAGATCGCCGGGCTGCGGCCGGCGCGCGCCCGACAGCAATTCGCGGAAATGACGCAGACGGCGCAGCGATGCGTCGTTGGCGTAAGCCGCGTCGACCGCACCCGCGATCGTCGCCTCTTCTTCCGGCCCGTTCGCCTTCAGCAACACACCGAGCCAGTCGCGCAGGAACGCCTTGTTGCCCGGCGTATCGGGCAGGCTCAGCGGGTTGAAGCCGGTCGGCTCACCGCTGCGGATCGCGTCGTAATTGCCGCCGATTCCGCGCACGAACAGCTCCGCGCCGCGATCCTTGTCGAACAGGATGGTGCGAGGGCGGAACTTCTGCGCCTGCGCGGCGAGGAAGTTCATCACCACGGTCTTGCCCGAACCGCTCGGCCCGATGACCGAGAAATTGCCGAGATCGCCGTTGTGGAAGTTGAAGAAGAACGGCGTCGAGCTGGTGGTCTGGAGCAGCGTCACCGCCTCGCCCCAATGGTTGTTCTCCGCCTGGCCGAGCGCGAAGCCGTGCAGCGAACCGAAACTCGCCATATTGGCGCTGGAGATCAGCGCGCGGCGGACGAGGTAGCCTTCGTTGCCTGGAAACTGCCCCCAGAAGGCGGGTTCGAGATTGGTGTCCTCGCGCACGGCGATGGCGCCGGTATCGGCGATCGCGGCGGCGCAGGCGGCGGTCGCGTCGTCGAGCCTGGCGAGATCGCGCTCGCGGACCAGCACCGTCAGGTGATGATCGCCGAACCCTACCGCGCCGTTGCCGAGCTCGTCACGAGCGGCGAGCATGTCGGCGCGTTCGGCGGCGGCTTCCTCGTCGGCGCTGCGCAGGCGGCGGATGGCGAGGTCCATGCGCTCGCGCGCGGTCTGGCGTTCGGTCGGGGCGTAGCTCTCGCTCACCACCATCTCGAAGGGCAGGCGCAGCAGCGCGTCGAGCAGGCCGGGGCTGGTCGCCTCGGGATAGTCCTTGAGCCCGAGCATCGAGGAGAAATCGGGCGAGCCCGATCCCCGCTGCTCGATCGCGTCGATCCCGAAGCTGACCCGGCGATAGGGCAGCATGTGCCCGATATCGACCTCGTCCGCGGGCTTTCGCACCGGGCGCATCTCGCCATTGTAGAGCGCGGAGAGCAGTTCGAGGATCTCGTTGTTCACATTGCCCTGTGGGCCCACATAGTCGCCCAGAACCTGCGCCCCGTAGGCCGAGAGCGAGGCCACCAGACCCTGCGCCGCCGCGCGGAGCGAGCGCAAATCCTTGGGATCGACCTCCGCCTCCTGCCCGCGTCGGCTCAGCTTCTTCTGCGCGCGCTCGACGAGGCCCGCCTTGCCGCGCGCCGGGCGGCGGATCAGGGTGACGAACTGATCGTTGATGAACAGCGATCCCGAACCCAGCCGCTCCTTCCACCGCGCGTCGATGTGGCGGCTGAGCGGATCGGGAAACTGCGCGTCGAGATCGACCTCGACCCGGCGGCGGATCACGTGGTGGTAGAGCACGAACCGCGCATCGAGGGTCGAGCGCAGCATCACCTCGCGCGTGGCGGCATGGGCGTTCAGCGCCTCGCTGTCCTCGGTCTCGAACAGCAGGCCGGGCACCTGCAGCGCGGTCATCACGCTGCCGTCGCGCAGCAGCAATGTGCTTTCATCGACCAACCGGGCATAGGGCAGGCGGTCGCCGGCGCGCGCTTCCTTCGCGCCCCAGGCCGCCGCGCCCTTCCATTTCGCGCTACGCGGCATAGCTGTTGCACCCCCAGCGATTGTAGTTCCGCACGCGCGGGCACTTGGAGACCTTGGTGATCCACAAGTCGAAGATGCGCGGTTCGCGCAGGCAGGCGAAATAGCCCACCCCGTGGATCGCCAGCGCGGTGGGCAGCGCCAGCCAGCTGCCGGTGATCAGGAACAGCTCGGTCGTCACCATCCCGTTGATGATGAAGTAGTTGTACGTGACGCCCGCGAACATCTGCGGGCGGGTCAGCGCACGGTGGACGGGATGGCGGGCGAGCTGCGTCATGTCACACTCCCGCGGTCGCGCCCTGGATGCCGGCGACGATCGAGGCAGCGCCGAACAGGATGAAGACGCCGATGATCACGGTCGCGCCGAAACGCCAGTTGAGACGTCCGGTCAGCATCATGAAGCCGACCGCGGCCACCGCCATCACCGCGACGGCGGTGGCGACATTGCCGAGCAGCGTGCCCTGCAGCCAGCCGAGCGCGGCGACGATCGGGCCGGAACCGGCGGGGTCGGCGGCCTGCGCGAAGGCGGCGGTGGGCGATGCAAGAAGCACCAGAGCAGCGGCGCGGATAAACGAACGCATATTCAACTTCACTCCCGGGAATGATCGGACAGGCGGCCCATGATGGCCGCGACATAAAGCTGGGTTTCGCGGATGCGGGGCACGCCGCCGGATCGCTCGACCCGGCCCGGACCTGCGTTGTAGGCGGCGAGCGCCTTCTCGACGTCGCCATCGAACCGGTCGAGCTGGGCGCGCAGGTAACGCGCCCCACCTTCGAGATTGGCGAAGGGATCGCGGGCATCGACGCCGAGGTCGCGCGCCGTTCCCGGCATCAGCTGGGCAAGCCCGCGCGCACCCACCGGCGAGACGGCATCGGCGCGCCAGCGGCTCTCCTGCCAGACCACCGCCTCAAGCAGCGAGGGGCTGACATCGAAGCGGGCGGCAAGCTCGGCGATCTTGGCCTTGTAGGCTTGCGGGACGGCGGCCGCGTGGAGATGGGGCTGGGCGACCATCCGGTCGGGAACCATCAGGTCCGCCGGAATTTCTTCGGTGGCAAGTTCCGCACCAATGGCCCCGGTCGGCGCGTCGACGGCAGGCACGGTCGCGCCCCCGGCGACCCAATGTGCCTCGCCCTGGTCGATCTGAAGAACATCGGCCTGTGCCGGCAGGGCCATCAGGCCGATGCCAGCGAGCAGAATGGTGCGCAGGCCCGCGCTTAGAATCATCTGGCCCTCCAATCCGGCCCCATTGCCTCCCATACATGACATCGGAGTGACAAGGAACTGAATGAGGGTCTACCGTTAGGCGGAAAAGGTTTCGTTAACCCTAACGTCGACTTAAAAAGAACGACTTGGCGCTGGTTTCCGGCTCAGCGGCTGGCGACCAGAGTCTGGTCGGCGAACTCTCCGCGGTTCAGCATGGCGAGGCTGCGCGCGGCAATCCGCCGGGCCTTGATCCACTGCCCTTCGGTCGTTTCCAGGAACAGCGTACCATCGGCCTGCATGGCAGCCTCGAAATAGCGCCGGGCCTGCTCGTTGTCTCCCTTGCGCGCGTGAGCGACGCCGAGATTGATGAGCCGCGCCGGATCGGTTTCTTCCAGGCGGTCATTCGTCATGATGGTGGCGATGGCGGCGGCGTCGCGTCCGGCGACGAGTTCCTCGGTCGCGACATCCATTGCGGGCGCCGCGGACTGTGCTGCCAGGGCGACGAGGGCGGATACCAGGATGCTCATATTTCCAATCTCCCAACTTTATCGATCAGGATAATGCGCGCCCTCCCGCTTCGCCGCAACAATTCTGTAACATTGTCATTTTTCCGTCATCCTCCCTCCTGCCGCCGGCACCGAGGTGAGGCGAGGCGTATCCTTTGTGGAAACTGTAAGAGAAGTGTCACCGGCGAACACGAACTGTCATCTGGCGGGCCTAGCGGGCGATTCGCGAACCTGATCTCGCGTCCATTCCACCGGTTTTTTGAGGGGACCGCCGCTCGTGAAAAATGTCCATCGCTCGCTCGTCATCGGATGCTCCGCACTGGCCCTCGCCAGCTGCGGCGGCGACGAAATCGTCTCGCCCGGCACCTCGGGCGACATCGTCATCAACAACCCCGCCCCGGCACCGACCCCGGCCCCCACGCCCGCGCCGACCTCGTCGCTGGTCACGCCGGCGGCCGGCTGCCCGACCATCAACTCGACCGGTGGCTTGCGAGATGCGGGCACCATCACTGGCCCGACCGGCACCTACCGCGTCTGCGAACTGCCCGCGCTCGTCGATGCCGACGACACGCTGCCCTATATTGCCGGTCTGCTCTATTCTCTGCCGGGCCGGGTCGACATCGGCACCGATCGCGGCTTCGCCAGCACCGGCTCGAATGTCGAGCTGACCATCCAGCCAGGCGTCACCGTCTTCGGCGGCACGGGCCGGTCCTTCCTGGTCGCCAATCGCGGCAACCAGCTGATCGCCAACGGCACCGCGACGCGCCCGATCGTCTTCACCAGTCGCGACAACGTGCTCGGCCTCACCAACGATTCCTCGATCGGCCAGTGGGGCGGCGTCGTCCTTCTCGGCCGTGCGCCGGTCGCCGACTGCCGCGTCGGCGGCGTCAACACCGCGGCCGCGCCCAACACCAACGCCAGCTGCGAACAGGAACTCGAGGGGGCGAACACCACGACCCTGTTCGGCGGCAGCAACTCCGCCGACAGCTCCGGCTCGCTGCGCTACGTCCAGATCCGCTATTCGGGCTTCAGCCTCGCGCCGGGCCGCGAGCTCCAGTCGCTGACCACCGGCGGCACCGGCACCGGCACGACGATCGACCACTTCCAGAGCTTCAACAGCTCGGATGACGGGATGGAGTTCTTCGGCGGCTCGGTGAACATGAAATACGTCGTGGCCGTGGGTGCAGATGACGACTCGATCGACGTCGATTCGGGTGCGCGGGCCAACATGCAGTATGTCGTGGCCGTCCAGCGCAGCGAAGGCGGCGACAACATCATCGAGCTCGATTCGCCGAACGAGGCGGCGACCAACAGCGCCGCGATCCCGCAGACGATCCTCAACGTCGCCAACTTCACCTTCATCCAGCGCGCTTCGACGGCGACCCAGTCGATCCGGGCGCGCGGCGGCGCGAAGCTGAACCTCGTCAACGGCGTGATCAGCGCCGATGGCGATCCGTGCCTGCGTATCGACGATCCGGAAACCTTCGCGGCCGATCCGGACTCCTTCTCGGTCGTCGGCGCGTGCAGTGCCTCGCGTCCGAACCGGGGCAACACCAACCCTTCCGACCAGCAGGTGCAGGACGATTTCATCGCGGATTCGTCGAACAACAATTCCGCCTTCACGCTCAGCCTGACGGGCGTGATCGTGAACGGCGCGAACGAGAACGCGGTCACGGCCACCAACCCGACGACCATCTCGTCCTTCTTCGATGCGACGACCTATGTGGGGGCGGTGCGCAACGCGCAGGACACCTGGTATCGCGACTGGACCTGCAACTCGTCGATCCTCGATCTCGGCAGCGCCAACGGCATCTGCACCCGCATCCCGGTCTATTCCTGACGGACCTTGTCGCCGGGCGGGCCGCGATCGGCGCCCGCCCGGCGATCTTTAGAACACAGTTCGCATTTTCGATATTCTTACGAGGGGCTTCACCATGTCGAACGGCATGCGCGTTGCGGGAATTCTGCTACTGGGTACCGCGCTCACTTCACCTTCCCTGGCGTTCGCGCAGGAAATCCCGCCCGGCAACGACCCGAGCACCGAGCAGGCCGAAGAGGAAGCGCTGGGCCAGATCGACCCGGCCGAGGACCTCGACGCCGGTCCCGAAATCTCGGTCCCCGGTGGCGACGTCATCATCGTCACCGGCCGCCGCACGCGAGATCCGCAGCGCAGTTCCGGCCAGGTGCTCAGCATCCTCTCGGCCGAGGACATCGCCCGCACTGGCGAAGGCGACATCGCCGGCGCCCTCACCCGCGTCACCGGGCTCTCGGTGGTCGGCAACGGCCGGGTCTTCGTGCGCGGCCTGGGCGATCGGTATTCGCTGGCCCTGCTGAACGGCCTTCCCCTGCCCAGCCCCGAACCGCTTAGCCGCGTGGTCCCGCTCGACATCTTCCCGACCAATGTCATCGCCTCCTCGCTGGTGCAGAAGACCTATTCCGCGAACTTTCCCGGCGAATTCGGCGGCGGCGTCATTAACCTGACCACCCGCGCCGTGCCCGAGGAAAGCTTTCTGACGCTGAGCGCCGGCATCGGCCTCGACACCATCACATCGTTCAACGACGGCCTCACCTATTTCGGATCGGACCTCGATCCGTTCGGCTTCGACAACGGCAATCGCGACATCCCCTCCAACCTCCAGGCCTTTCTCGACAGCGGCCAGCGGATCGAGGACACGCCGATCGCCACGCAGGAAGGCATCGCCGGGCAGATTTTCCCGCTCAATCTGGTGACATTGCAGAAGGACAACGGCCTTCCCCCCAATTTCTCCGGCAACATCGCGGGCGGCA
The genomic region above belongs to Qipengyuania spongiae and contains:
- a CDS encoding VirB4 family type IV secretion/conjugal transfer ATPase, with protein sequence MPRSAKWKGAAAWGAKEARAGDRLPYARLVDESTLLLRDGSVMTALQVPGLLFETEDSEALNAHAATREVMLRSTLDARFVLYHHVIRRRVEVDLDAQFPDPLSRHIDARWKERLGSGSLFINDQFVTLIRRPARGKAGLVERAQKKLSRRGQEAEVDPKDLRSLRAAAQGLVASLSAYGAQVLGDYVGPQGNVNNEILELLSALYNGEMRPVRKPADEVDIGHMLPYRRVSFGIDAIEQRGSGSPDFSSMLGLKDYPEATSPGLLDALLRLPFEMVVSESYAPTERQTARERMDLAIRRLRSADEEAAAERADMLAARDELGNGAVGFGDHHLTVLVRERDLARLDDATAACAAAIADTGAIAVREDTNLEPAFWGQFPGNEGYLVRRALISSANMASFGSLHGFALGQAENNHWGEAVTLLQTTSSTPFFFNFHNGDLGNFSVIGPSGSGKTVVMNFLAAQAQKFRPRTILFDKDRGAELFVRGIGGNYDAIRSGEPTGFNPLSLPDTPGNKAFLRDWLGVLLKANGPEEEATIAGAVDAAYANDASLRRLRHFRELLSGARRPQPGDLADRLAAWINEGEHAWLFDNADDRLDMSARALGFDMTSLLENPRLRTPTMMYLFHRIEERLDGDPTMILIDEGWKALDDEVFAARIRDWLKTLRKRNALVGFATQSARDALDSRISTALVEQTATMVFMPNSRARAEDYCDGFGLTDHELALIRTLPAHSRCFLVRQPDASVVVRLDLSGAPEVLTVLSGRESSVRRLDLLREAVGDDPADWFPSLTGSAWPGGAYDGGANDLGIDPRDRLAAE
- a CDS encoding type IV secretion system protein VirB3 — its product is MTQLARHPVHRALTRPQMFAGVTYNYFIINGMVTTELFLITGSWLALPTALAIHGVGYFACLREPRIFDLWITKVSKCPRVRNYNRWGCNSYAA
- a CDS encoding TrbC/VirB2 family protein, giving the protein MRSFIRAAALVLLASPTAAFAQAADPAGSGPIVAALGWLQGTLLGNVATAVAVMAVAAVGFMMLTGRLNWRFGATVIIGVFILFGAASIVAGIQGATAGV
- a CDS encoding lytic transglycosylase domain-containing protein → MILSAGLRTILLAGIGLMALPAQADVLQIDQGEAHWVAGGATVPAVDAPTGAIGAELATEEIPADLMVPDRMVAQPHLHAAAVPQAYKAKIAELAARFDVSPSLLEAVVWQESRWRADAVSPVGARGLAQLMPGTARDLGVDARDPFANLEGGARYLRAQLDRFDGDVEKALAAYNAGPGRVERSGGVPRIRETQLYVAAIMGRLSDHSRE